One region of Juglans microcarpa x Juglans regia isolate MS1-56 chromosome 7S, Jm3101_v1.0, whole genome shotgun sequence genomic DNA includes:
- the LOC121241160 gene encoding scarecrow-like protein 3, whose protein sequence is MFQEEGSSSVTSSPLQLFSMMSPPPSLGSPYPWLKELKSEERGLYLIHLLLTCANHVAAGSLENANIALEQISLLASPDGDTMQRMAAYFTEALADRILKAWPGLHKALNSTRISLVSEEILVQKLFFEMFPFLKVAFVLTNQAIIEAMEGEKVVHIIDLNAAEPAQWVALIQVLSTRPEGPPHLRITGVHQQKEVLDQMAYRLTEEAEKLDIPFQFNAVISKLDNLDFEKLRVKTGEALAICSVLQLHSLLAFDDELLRKKSPVASKNLNGIHLPRVLQINQSTLGELLEKDLVNGHSQSPDSASSSPISSNPSAKMDNFLNALWGFTPKLMIITEQDSNHNGSTLMERLLEALHSYAALFDCLESTVPRASLERLKLEKMLFGEEIKNIIACEGSERKERHEKLEKWIQRFDLAGFGNVPLSYYGMLQATRLLQGFGCDGYKVKEENGCVVICWQDRALFSVSAWRCKR, encoded by the coding sequence ATGTTTCAAGAAGAAGGGTCTTCGTCTGTTACTTCATCACCTCTCCAATTATTTTCCATGATGTCACCTCCACCAAGCTTAGGATCACCATACCCGTGGCTTAAAGAACTTAAATCCGAAGAGCGGGGTTTGTACTTGATCCACCTATTGCTCACTTGTGCAAACCATGTTGCTGCCGGTAGtcttgaaaatgcaaatattGCCCTTGAGCAGATCTCCCTACTTGCTTCTCCTGATGGTGATACCATGCAGCGCATGGCTGCATACTTCACTGAAGCGCTTGCTGATAGAATCCTAAAAGCTTGGCCTGGTCTTCACAAAGCCCTCAATTCCACTAGAATATCTCTGGTGTCGGAAGAAATTCTTGTTCAGAAACTGTTTTTTGAGATGTTTCCCTTCTTGAAGGTGGCCTTTGTGCTCACAAACCAGGCCATTATTGAAGCTATGGAAGGGGAAAAGGTGGTTCATATCATTGACCTGAATGCTGCTGAACCTGCCCAATGGGTTGCTCTTATTCAAGTTTTGAGCACACGACCTGAAGGCCCACCCCATTTGAGAATCACCGGGGTCCATCAACAGAAAGAGGTACTGGATCAAATGGCATATAGACTGACCGAAGAAGCTGAAAAATTGGATATACCATTTCAGTTCAATGCTGTGATTAGTAAATTAGATAATCTGGATTTTGAAAAGCTCCGTGTGAAAACCGGGGAGGCTCTAGCAATCTGCTCAGTTCTCCAATTGCATTCCTTGTTGGCCTTTGATGACGAACTCTTGAGAAAGAAATCCCCAGTAGCATCAAAGAATCTGAATGGAATTCACTTACCTAGAGTCCTGCAGATTAACCAAAGCACACTTGGCGAGCTGCTCGAGAAAGATTTAGTTAATGGGCATAGCCAGAGTCCCGATTCAGCCTCTTCATCACCCATATCCTCAAATCCTTCAGCAAAGATGGATAACTTTCTTAATGCCTTGTGGGGTTTCACACCAAAGCTCATGATAATAACAGAACAAGATTCTAACCACAATGGATCAACTCTAATGGAGAGGCTTTTAGAAGCTCTTCACTCCTATGCAGCATTGTTTGACTGTTTGGAGTCTACTGTGCCGAGAGCATCATTGGAGAGATTGAAGTTAGAGAAGATGCTGTTTGGGGAGGAAATTAAGAACATTATAGCATGTGAAGGATCTGAGAGGAAAGAAAGGCATGAAAAGCTTGAGAAGTGGATTCAAAGGTTTGATTTGGCTGGGTTTGGGAATGTGCCTTTAAGCTATTACGGTATGTTGCAGGCAACAAGATTGTTGCAAGGTTTTGGTTGTGATGGGTATAAGGTCAAGGAAGAAAACGGTTGTGTAGTAATATGCTGGCAAGACCGAGCCTTGTTTTCAGTATCGGCTTGGAGGTGTAAAAGAtga
- the LOC121241490 gene encoding sanguinarine reductase, with the protein MFMASRLPGFIPIPVSPFPVEVFSRPPQRIPCLTLPPSSSYSLVASSESISSSRRGSPALNALKEELIQSPSSVPTHDSRTTPSSSSKLVLVVGGSGGVGQLVVASLLSRNIKSRILLREPEKAIALFGEQDEETLEVFKGDTRNPEDLDPSIFEGVTHVICCTGTTAFPSRRWDRDNTPERVDWEGVRNLVSALPSSLKRIVLVSSVGVTKSSELPWSIMNLFGVLKFKKMGEDFLRNSGLPFTILRPGRLTDGPYTSYDLNTLLKATAGKRLAVLIGQGDKLIGEASRLVVAEACVQALDIESTEGKIYEINSVEGEGPGSDPQKWRELFDAAEGQ; encoded by the exons atGTTCATGGCTTCCCGACTCCCAGGATTCATTCCAATTCCCGTTTCCCCATTCCCAGTTGAGGTATTCTCGAGACCCCCTCAACGAATCCCTtgtcttacccttccaccttcAAGTTCTTACTCCCTAGTTGCTTCTTCTGAGAGCATTTCAAGCTCTAGAAGAGGATCGCCGGCACTTAACGCTCTCAAGGAGGAACTCATCCAATCCCCAAGTTCAGTACCTACCCATGATTCCAGAACcactccttcttcttcttctaagcTCGTTCTCGTCGTGGGCGGTTCCGGCGGCGTTG GGCAGTTGGTAGTGGCATCATTGCTCAGCCGGAATATCAAGTCTCGGATATTACTACGAGAACCTGAGAAAGCAATCGCCTTGTTTGGTGAACAAGATGAGGAGACATTGGAG GTGTTTAAAGGGGATACTCGAAACCCAGAGGATTTAGATCCATCTATATTTGAG GGAGTCACGCATGTAATTTGCTGTACAGGAACAACAGCCTTTCCTTCAAGACGGTGGGATAGGGATAATACACCAGAAAGAGTAG ATTGGGAGGGTGTGAGAAATCTTGTATCTGCACTGCCTTCTTCACTGAAGAGAATTGTTCTTGTTTCATCAGTAGGTGTAACAAAGTCCAGTGAACTACCTTGGAG catTATGAATCTCTTTGGTgttctgaaatttaaaaagatgGGAGAGGATTTTCTTCGCAATTCTGGCCTTCCATTTACCATATTAAG ACCTGGTAGATTGACAGATGGACCTTACACGTCATATGATCTAAATACTTTGCTCAAAGCTACTGCTGGAAAAAGACTTGCAGTCCTTATAGGTCAAG GAGATAAACTTATTGGAGAGGCTAGCAGACTTGTAGTTGCAGAAGCATGCGTGCAGGCACTGGACATAGAATCTACTGAAGGGAAAATTTACGAAATTAATTCAGTTGAG